A genomic segment from Gammaproteobacteria bacterium encodes:
- a CDS encoding pteridine reductase: MDNKVVLITGAARRIGAAIAACLHDAGARVVVHYNQSADDAESLVAGFNAKRDNSALALQADIRDFARLPDLVEKTVNRFGQLDALVNNASTFYPTPVGNIDTGDWEDLLGTNLGAPLFLSQAAAPRLRESRGAIVNLVDIHAKRPLHEHPVYCAAKAGLDMLTRSLARELGPDIRVNGVAPGPILWPEQGVDDDAQEKIIAATALKRTGDPDDIAATVLFLLRDAGFITGQIIAVDGGRSI; the protein is encoded by the coding sequence ATGGATAATAAGGTCGTCCTGATCACTGGCGCGGCGCGCCGCATTGGCGCGGCGATAGCTGCGTGCCTGCATGATGCTGGCGCCCGGGTGGTCGTGCACTACAACCAGTCAGCCGATGACGCAGAAAGCCTGGTTGCCGGATTCAACGCAAAGCGCGACAACTCTGCGCTTGCGCTGCAGGCCGATATCCGTGATTTCGCCAGGCTGCCGGACCTGGTGGAAAAGACCGTCAACCGATTCGGTCAGCTTGATGCCCTGGTCAACAATGCCTCGACGTTTTATCCCACGCCGGTCGGTAATATCGATACCGGCGACTGGGAGGACCTGCTCGGCACGAACCTGGGCGCGCCCCTGTTTCTGTCGCAGGCCGCGGCGCCACGACTGCGCGAAAGTCGCGGCGCTATCGTCAATCTCGTCGATATTCATGCAAAGCGGCCGCTGCACGAACACCCGGTCTACTGCGCAGCAAAAGCCGGCCTGGACATGCTGACCCGCTCACTGGCACGCGAGCTTGGACCCGACATTCGCGTCAATGGTGTCGCGCCCGGTCCCATCCTGTGGCCCGAACAGGGCGTCGACGATGATGCGCAGGAAAAAATTATTGCCGCCACAGCGCTGAAACGTACCGGTGATCCCGATGATATCGCCGCCACGGTGCTGTTCCTGCTGCGTGATGCCGGATTTATTACAGGCCAGATCATCGCCGTCGACGGCGGCCGCAGCATCTAG
- a CDS encoding SAM-dependent methyltransferase → MARAHSKKLIEHIGAAIDAAGGWISFADYMREVLYAPGLGYYSAGAAKFGAAGDFVTAPEISPLFGLCLASQCQDIFQQVDGNTIVEAGGGSGRLAATILGELPQVDYVMADVSAELRQRQAETISGQGVRQSNVRWVDGPDDLESFSGVLLANEVIDALPVELFVISDGVVLAKGVRMRDGRFVAATREAGAGLTAAVRRVEEVIGRALPDGYTAEIRPQLAHFISAWAQKLQSGAMIFIDYGCSRAELYAPERHMGTLLCHYRHRAHSDPFVYPGLQDITAWVDFTAVAEAGVAAGLAVGGYATQAHFLMASGIEQRYDELRRSGTDEQHLATLNGQLRRLMMPGEMGERFRVMALTRGMDRKPAGFSFRDLSASL, encoded by the coding sequence GTGGCGCGTGCGCACAGCAAAAAGCTGATCGAACACATCGGCGCGGCTATTGACGCGGCCGGTGGCTGGATCAGTTTTGCCGACTACATGCGCGAGGTGCTGTATGCGCCGGGGCTGGGTTACTACAGCGCCGGCGCTGCGAAATTTGGTGCGGCCGGTGATTTTGTCACTGCCCCGGAAATATCTCCGTTGTTTGGACTGTGCCTGGCCAGTCAGTGCCAGGATATTTTCCAGCAGGTCGACGGCAACACTATCGTCGAAGCGGGTGGCGGCAGCGGCAGGCTGGCGGCAACAATCCTCGGCGAACTACCGCAGGTCGATTACGTGATGGCAGATGTGTCTGCCGAGTTGCGCCAGCGCCAGGCGGAAACAATCAGCGGGCAGGGTGTACGGCAGAGCAATGTTCGCTGGGTGGACGGGCCAGACGACCTGGAGTCATTTTCCGGTGTCCTCCTGGCCAACGAAGTAATCGACGCGCTGCCGGTAGAGTTGTTCGTAATCAGCGATGGCGTTGTCCTGGCCAAAGGAGTTCGAATGCGCGATGGCCGGTTTGTTGCTGCCACGCGTGAAGCCGGGGCCGGGCTGACGGCAGCGGTGCGCCGCGTCGAGGAGGTTATCGGCCGTGCGCTGCCGGATGGCTATACCGCAGAAATTCGGCCGCAGCTGGCGCACTTTATTTCGGCGTGGGCACAAAAGTTGCAAAGCGGCGCGATGATTTTTATCGACTACGGCTGTTCACGGGCCGAACTCTACGCCCCCGAGCGTCACATGGGCACGCTGTTGTGTCACTACCGTCACCGCGCTCACAGCGATCCTTTTGTCTATCCCGGATTGCAGGACATCACCGCCTGGGTTGATTTCACCGCGGTCGCCGAGGCAGGTGTTGCTGCGGGACTGGCTGTCGGCGGTTATGCAACACAGGCCCACTTCCTGATGGCGAGCGGTATCGAGCAACGGTACGACGAGCTGCGTCGCTCCGGCACCGACGAGCAGCATCTCGCCACACTGAACGGTCAGCTGCGGCGGTTGATGATGCCGGGAGAAATGGGTGAAAGGTTTCGGGTAATGGCGCTGACCCGCGGCATGGACAGAAAACCGGCAGGTTTTTCTTTTCGCGACCTGTCTGCTTCGTTATAG
- a CDS encoding undecaprenyl-diphosphate phosphatase, whose amino-acid sequence MDWLEPLILGIVQGLTEFFPVSSSGHLVMMQELLDFQPGGGLVFEVAVHVATLVAILIFYRRPVAQIAAGAITGKAYALRYVGKLVVGTLPTVATALLARSLIESTFDMPIVTGYMLLITGAIVWSTRYTTNRGRNLEPTWTGALLIGCAQALAILPGISRSGSTVAAAMALGMAPAAAAEFSFLLGVIAMAGAAVLLLPEISQADTALASSIAIGSIGALLSGLAALSAFVWMLKTQRFYIFAGYAWLAGMTFIAWLLWL is encoded by the coding sequence ATGGATTGGCTCGAACCCCTCATTCTCGGCATCGTCCAGGGCCTTACCGAGTTTTTTCCGGTTTCCAGCTCCGGTCACCTGGTAATGATGCAGGAGCTGCTCGATTTTCAGCCGGGCGGCGGACTTGTATTCGAAGTGGCTGTTCACGTCGCCACGCTGGTCGCCATCCTTATTTTCTATCGCCGGCCCGTAGCGCAAATTGCAGCTGGCGCGATCACTGGCAAGGCCTATGCGCTGCGCTACGTAGGCAAGCTGGTCGTCGGCACCTTGCCGACGGTTGCCACCGCACTGCTGGCACGCTCGCTGATCGAATCGACCTTCGACATGCCGATCGTGACCGGCTACATGCTGCTGATCACCGGCGCAATAGTCTGGAGTACCCGCTACACCACTAATCGTGGCCGCAACCTGGAACCGACCTGGACCGGCGCGCTTCTCATCGGCTGCGCCCAGGCGCTGGCCATCCTGCCCGGTATATCGCGCAGTGGCTCCACGGTCGCCGCAGCAATGGCGTTGGGCATGGCACCCGCCGCTGCCGCAGAGTTCTCTTTCCTGCTCGGGGTGATTGCAATGGCCGGAGCCGCGGTTCTGCTTTTACCGGAAATCTCGCAGGCCGACACCGCACTGGCCAGCAGCATAGCTATAGGCAGCATCGGAGCGTTGTTGAGCGGACTGGCTGCTTTGTCCGCCTTCGTCTGGATGCTAAAGACGCAGCGGTTTTATATCTTTGCAGGCTACGCGTGGCTGGCCGGCATGACGTTCATTGCCTGGCTGCTCTGGCTATAA
- a CDS encoding multifunctional CCA addition/repair protein — protein sequence MKIYRVGGAVRDRLLGEPGGDDDYVVVGATPQQMLDRGFRQVGADFPVFLHPETGEEYALARTERKTGRGYHGFDCYAAEDVTLEQDLERRDLTINAIAEDEDGRLIDPYGGARDIEARVLRHVSPAFVEDPLRVLRAARFAARFHHLGFEPAPETLQLMSEMTGSGELDALVAERVWQEILKALNTRRPDVFVSTLRECGALAVVLPEIDALFGIPQPVRWHPEVDTGRHLLLVLVQAAQLSDDARVRFAALTHDLGKATTPAEQLPGHRGHEQRSVELLHPLCDRLRVPNDFRELARIVARNHIRCHRALEMRANTVINLLEECDAFRRPERFELFLIACEADARGRLGMEQRDYPQARLLRRALQVASAVSVADIDTAGLDGAAIGARLHQARVAAIRTTATADD from the coding sequence ATGAAAATCTATCGGGTAGGCGGAGCGGTGCGTGACCGGCTGCTGGGGGAACCGGGCGGCGACGACGACTATGTCGTGGTTGGCGCCACGCCACAGCAAATGCTCGATCGCGGCTTCCGCCAGGTCGGCGCGGATTTTCCGGTGTTCCTGCATCCCGAAACTGGCGAGGAATACGCGTTGGCACGCACTGAACGCAAAACCGGCCGCGGTTATCACGGCTTTGACTGCTACGCGGCAGAAGATGTAACCCTGGAACAGGACCTGGAACGTCGCGACCTTACAATAAACGCGATTGCCGAAGACGAGGACGGCAGACTTATCGATCCATACGGCGGTGCCCGCGATATCGAGGCGCGCGTCTTGCGTCACGTGTCACCGGCTTTTGTCGAAGACCCGCTCCGGGTCCTGCGCGCCGCCCGCTTCGCCGCACGCTTTCATCACCTGGGATTTGAGCCCGCGCCTGAAACTCTGCAGCTTATGAGCGAAATGACTGGCAGTGGCGAGCTGGATGCGCTGGTCGCCGAACGGGTGTGGCAGGAAATACTCAAGGCGCTCAACACCCGTCGTCCTGATGTCTTTGTCTCGACCCTGCGTGAATGCGGCGCACTCGCCGTGGTATTGCCCGAAATTGATGCGTTGTTTGGAATTCCGCAGCCGGTGCGCTGGCACCCGGAAGTCGATACCGGCCGGCACCTGCTGCTGGTGCTGGTGCAGGCGGCGCAGCTCAGTGATGACGCGCGCGTACGCTTTGCTGCACTGACTCACGACCTGGGCAAGGCCACAACGCCCGCCGAGCAGCTGCCCGGCCACCGCGGTCACGAGCAACGATCAGTAGAGCTGCTGCACCCGCTGTGCGACCGGCTGCGCGTACCCAATGACTTTCGTGAACTGGCCCGGATTGTTGCGCGCAATCATATTCGCTGTCATCGCGCCCTGGAGATGCGCGCCAACACGGTGATCAACCTGCTTGAAGAATGTGACGCATTCCGCCGGCCCGAACGCTTCGAGCTGTTCCTGATTGCCTGCGAAGCCGACGCGCGAGGACGCCTCGGCATGGAACAGCGCGACTATCCACAGGCGCGCCTGCTGCGGCGGGCATTGCAGGTCGCATCGGCGGTTTCGGTGGCCGACATCGATACGGCCGGTCTGGATGGGGCCGCCATCGGTGCGCGTTTGCACCAGGCCCGGGTGGCAGCGATTCGTACCACGGCGACCGCCGACGACTGA
- a CDS encoding aminopeptidase, whose product MRALLSVLVISLLLPAAGCVRAGYYLQSVRGQLDLMSRRVDIEELLADPDTPAHLRSRLLSITEMRQFASAELGLPDNPSYRSYADLERPYVVWNVFAAPEFAVEPQTWCFLFVGCISYRGYFSEQKAQEYAAGLAAQGMDVYVAGIAAYSTLGRFADPVLNTMLAGDDLYLAGLIFHELSHQQLYIKDATTFNESFATMVEEEGVRRWLARRDDEDAWLRWQRQERRAAQFTTLIVETRDRLAALYRSDLDSAHMRSAKAEIIAGMRAAHDRLRQQWGGYSGYERWFSGPLNNAQLSSVATYQAQVPAFRALLSEADGDLRLFYQRAREIGELPREERDRRMSELAESLPGQAD is encoded by the coding sequence ATGCGCGCCCTGCTGTCAGTCCTGGTCATCTCGCTGTTGCTGCCTGCGGCCGGTTGCGTTCGAGCCGGCTACTACCTGCAGTCGGTGCGCGGGCAGCTCGACCTTATGTCGCGCCGCGTGGATATTGAGGAGCTGCTTGCGGACCCGGACACACCGGCACACCTGCGCAGCCGCCTGCTGAGCATCACAGAGATGCGTCAGTTTGCCTCGGCGGAGCTGGGTTTGCCGGATAACCCGAGCTATCGCAGCTATGCCGATCTCGAGCGCCCCTACGTGGTTTGGAACGTTTTTGCCGCGCCGGAGTTTGCTGTCGAACCGCAAACCTGGTGTTTTCTTTTCGTCGGCTGTATTTCCTATCGCGGCTATTTCAGCGAACAGAAGGCGCAGGAGTATGCCGCCGGTCTGGCAGCGCAGGGAATGGATGTCTATGTTGCGGGAATAGCTGCCTACAGCACCCTGGGGCGTTTTGCCGATCCGGTTCTGAACACCATGCTGGCCGGCGATGACCTGTACCTGGCCGGCCTGATATTTCATGAGCTGTCGCACCAGCAGCTGTATATCAAGGACGCGACCACGTTCAACGAAAGTTTTGCGACGATGGTCGAAGAAGAGGGCGTGCGCCGCTGGCTTGCGCGCCGCGACGACGAGGATGCCTGGCTGCGCTGGCAGCGTCAGGAGCGTCGCGCTGCGCAGTTCACTACGTTGATTGTCGAAACCCGTGACAGGCTGGCCGCGCTTTACCGGTCCGATCTGGATTCTGCGCACATGCGTTCTGCCAAAGCGGAGATTATTGCCGGCATGCGCGCCGCGCACGATCGCCTGCGGCAGCAGTGGGGCGGTTACTCCGGCTACGAGCGCTGGTTTTCCGGGCCACTCAACAATGCCCAGCTGAGTTCGGTCGCCACTTACCAGGCACAGGTGCCGGCGTTTCGCGCGCTGCTGTCAGAGGCAGACGGGGACCTGCGGCTGTTCTACCAGCGTGCCCGCGAGATTGGCGAGTTGCCGCGTGAAGAGCGTGACCGGCGTATGAGCGAACTGGCGGAGTCGTTGCCTGGTCAGGCGGACTGA
- a CDS encoding complex I NDUFA9 subunit family protein gives MSDRTICVLGGTGFVGGHLVTRLANAGWRVRLLTRSAARHRALKVLPTVTIVQGDVYNPEFLRRQVAECTAVINLVGILNESAGHRDGKGFERAHVELTGKLIAACQESGVRRVLQMSSLKANAADGPSHYLRTKGEAEAIVNRARDIDGTIFQPSVVFGADDSFINVFAALLRVPSPLFLLPRANARLQPVYIGDVVTAFAQAIDNPATFGKTYQLGGPEVYSLRELIELIASSLGVRRKVIGMPDALARLQAFIMDFVPGKPFSTDNYLSLTVNSICDSNGLERLGIQPTSSARLIPQLLGGRLGRGRLDNYRRRNQSA, from the coding sequence ATGTCTGATCGAACTATATGTGTACTCGGCGGTACCGGCTTTGTCGGCGGCCACCTCGTTACCCGACTGGCCAATGCTGGCTGGCGGGTGCGGCTGTTAACCCGCAGTGCGGCACGCCATCGCGCGCTGAAAGTTTTGCCGACGGTCACCATCGTTCAGGGCGATGTGTACAACCCCGAGTTCCTGCGCCGCCAGGTTGCCGAATGCACGGCGGTCATCAACCTGGTTGGCATTCTCAATGAAAGTGCCGGTCATCGTGACGGTAAAGGTTTCGAGCGGGCCCACGTTGAGCTGACCGGCAAGCTGATCGCTGCCTGCCAGGAAAGCGGCGTGCGCCGCGTATTACAAATGAGCTCGCTCAAGGCCAATGCGGCCGACGGCCCCAGCCACTACCTGCGCACAAAGGGTGAGGCCGAAGCTATCGTTAACCGCGCCCGCGACATAGACGGCACAATATTCCAGCCATCGGTAGTCTTTGGTGCCGACGACTCTTTTATAAACGTTTTTGCCGCGCTCCTGCGCGTGCCATCGCCGCTGTTCCTGCTGCCACGCGCCAATGCCCGCCTGCAGCCGGTTTATATCGGCGACGTTGTGACTGCATTCGCACAGGCCATCGACAACCCGGCGACTTTCGGCAAGACCTACCAGCTGGGCGGCCCGGAAGTCTATTCCCTGCGTGAGCTCATCGAGCTTATCGCCAGCTCCCTTGGCGTGCGTCGTAAAGTCATCGGCATGCCGGACGCGCTGGCGCGCCTCCAGGCGTTCATTATGGATTTCGTTCCGGGCAAACCATTTTCCACCGATAATTACCTGTCACTGACGGTCAACAGTATTTGTGACAGTAACGGGCTGGAACGACTCGGTATACAGCCCACTTCCAGCGCGCGTCTGATACCTCAGCTACTGGGCGGCCGGCTGGGACGCGGTCGCCTTGATAATTACCGCCGCCGCAATCAGTCCGCCTGA
- a CDS encoding transglycosylase SLT domain-containing protein, which translates to MYRLAPATVLILAGLTALAAPLAANWSQRLEQQRDAFRQAWPEALDGDASSIRQHQLLLSDYPLYPDLQAAWLRSQLGRIDDAEIADFVSRHRGSSAIRDLRYRWAKSLASRGQWRSYLDIYDVDYSSSGDETLTCLSLNARLKLGPDEQFARDALAFWMNGESRAGECDPAFAWLEQQDVIGDDDRRRRIQLALDKRKFELAAWLARPMPEADREYVQMWRRMRHRPADVLVNWRQISDSEQHRDLIIYGVKRLARSDVEAAARVWAEVVNAYDFDTRQNRSVLRSLALTSARNHQPHAPEMIFGLERHMVDDTLLEWGARASLKHGDWASVLQAIGAMSEKNRGEAKWQYWRARALEANGRSDEAAGVYARLAQERGFYEFLAADRIAAPYQYNYIPADPDEQLLTRLENNHGLVRARELFFVDLHGKGRSEWDRSVADLTRAEKAQSAILANRWGWHSRAISTAARAGIFDDLAITYPMAFRELFEQHSESLGLPATWAFGIARSESLFMPDVTSSAGALGVMQVTPETGRLTARQARMRYRGRYTLLNPEDNIALGTFYLDRMLARFDDHQVLATAAYNAGPHRVDRWLPEDEAVAADIWVETVPYTETRGYLRRVLTADAIFHWRLTGNTRRLAAIMPPVPIAD; encoded by the coding sequence ATGTATCGCTTAGCTCCGGCCACCGTGCTCATTCTTGCCGGCCTGACGGCACTGGCCGCACCGCTGGCGGCCAACTGGTCGCAGCGCCTCGAGCAGCAGCGCGACGCCTTTCGCCAGGCCTGGCCGGAAGCGCTCGATGGCGATGCCAGCTCGATCCGGCAGCACCAGCTGCTGCTATCGGACTACCCTCTTTACCCGGACCTGCAGGCAGCCTGGTTGCGTTCCCAGCTCGGCCGCATCGACGATGCTGAAATCGCGGACTTCGTCAGCCGCCACCGCGGCTCGTCGGCCATCCGTGACCTGCGTTATCGCTGGGCAAAATCGCTCGCCAGCCGGGGCCAGTGGCGCAGCTACCTCGACATCTACGATGTCGACTATTCGTCGAGCGGCGACGAAACGCTGACTTGCCTGTCATTGAACGCCCGCCTGAAGCTGGGTCCGGATGAGCAGTTTGCACGCGACGCCCTGGCTTTCTGGATGAATGGCGAGAGCCGCGCCGGAGAATGCGACCCGGCTTTCGCCTGGCTCGAGCAACAGGATGTCATCGGTGACGACGATCGACGCCGTCGTATTCAGCTGGCGCTGGACAAACGCAAGTTCGAACTGGCGGCATGGCTGGCACGGCCGATGCCCGAAGCTGACCGCGAATATGTGCAGATGTGGCGGCGCATGCGACATCGTCCCGCCGACGTGCTGGTCAACTGGCGCCAGATATCCGACAGCGAGCAACACCGCGACCTGATCATTTACGGCGTCAAGCGTCTCGCTCGCAGTGACGTCGAAGCCGCTGCGCGGGTTTGGGCTGAAGTGGTCAATGCCTATGATTTCGATACCCGGCAGAATCGCTCGGTGCTGCGTTCACTGGCGCTGACCTCAGCTCGCAATCACCAGCCACACGCCCCGGAGATGATATTCGGGCTTGAACGCCACATGGTCGACGATACCTTGCTGGAGTGGGGTGCGCGGGCATCACTGAAGCACGGCGACTGGGCCAGCGTGCTGCAGGCGATCGGTGCAATGAGCGAAAAAAACCGCGGCGAGGCGAAGTGGCAATACTGGCGCGCGCGAGCTCTCGAAGCCAACGGCCGCAGCGATGAGGCGGCCGGTGTCTATGCCAGGCTGGCGCAGGAGCGCGGCTTTTACGAATTTCTAGCCGCCGATCGCATCGCTGCTCCGTATCAGTACAACTACATTCCCGCTGATCCCGATGAGCAACTACTTACCCGGCTGGAAAACAATCACGGACTTGTACGCGCCCGCGAACTGTTTTTTGTCGACCTGCACGGCAAAGGCCGCTCCGAGTGGGATCGCAGTGTCGCCGACCTGACTCGTGCCGAAAAAGCGCAGTCGGCAATCCTGGCAAATCGCTGGGGCTGGCATTCGCGGGCTATTTCGACAGCCGCACGGGCCGGAATTTTCGACGACCTGGCAATCACCTACCCGATGGCGTTTCGCGAACTGTTCGAGCAGCACAGCGAATCCCTTGGCCTGCCGGCCACCTGGGCTTTCGGCATCGCACGTAGCGAAAGCCTGTTCATGCCCGATGTGACCTCCTCGGCCGGCGCGCTGGGTGTCATGCAGGTCACGCCCGAAACCGGCCGGCTGACGGCGCGCCAGGCCCGCATGCGTTATCGCGGGCGCTATACGCTGCTTAATCCCGAGGACAATATCGCGCTCGGCACCTTCTATCTCGATCGCATGCTGGCGCGTTTTGATGACCACCAGGTGCTGGCCACCGCGGCGTACAACGCCGGGCCACACCGCGTCGATCGCTGGCTGCCGGAGGACGAAGCCGTCGCTGCTGACATCTGGGTCGAGACCGTTCCGTACACCGAAACCCGTGGCTACCTGCGCCGCGTGCTGACCGCCGACGCAATCTTCCACTGGCGTCTCACCGGCAATACCCGGCGGCTGGCCGCCATCATGCCGCCGGTGCCGATCGCCGACTAG
- a CDS encoding DegQ family serine endoprotease: MKTRLAIAAVLLLTSAWSLHAALPLEVGGKQVPSLAPMIKEVAPSVVNIAVRGSVEVANNPFFDDPFFRRFFDVPEQSRRRQFQSAGSGVIVDASKGYILTNAHVVNNAEEIEVTLLDDRTVEAKVIGADAGSDIAVIQVESGELKQIALGNSDELEVGDFVVAIGNPFGFTNTVTSGIVSALGRSGLNRDAYEDFIQTDAPINPGNSGGALIDLNGELVGINSAIISNSGGNLGIGFAIPINMARSIMDQIVEFGEVRRGLLGVNIYTLTDELAEAYGLDTTEGALVAQVMPGSAAEKAGIEAGDVIVDIDGTTVDDAGELRNTIGLMRIGDEVKVTVIRDGKRRRLTAELGGAQDQQIAAAELPAGLRGAELSELPDNREYRGVEGVLVASVEAGSAAARRGLQAGDVITKVNRSRIDSLAGFREAIEEAQSLVLTIRRGSAQLLLIL; this comes from the coding sequence ATGAAAACCCGGCTCGCCATTGCCGCCGTATTGCTGCTCACCAGCGCGTGGTCACTGCACGCCGCACTACCGCTGGAAGTCGGCGGGAAACAAGTGCCCTCGCTGGCGCCGATGATCAAGGAAGTCGCGCCATCCGTGGTGAATATCGCGGTGCGCGGCAGCGTCGAGGTCGCAAACAACCCGTTTTTTGACGATCCGTTTTTTCGCCGCTTCTTCGACGTCCCGGAGCAGTCGCGCCGGCGCCAGTTCCAGAGCGCAGGCTCAGGTGTCATTGTCGATGCGAGCAAGGGTTACATACTCACCAATGCACATGTGGTGAATAACGCCGAAGAAATCGAAGTGACGTTGCTCGACGACCGCACCGTTGAAGCAAAAGTCATCGGCGCTGATGCCGGCTCCGATATTGCGGTTATCCAGGTTGAATCCGGCGAGCTGAAACAGATTGCGCTGGGGAATTCCGACGAGCTCGAAGTGGGCGACTTTGTCGTTGCGATCGGCAATCCGTTCGGTTTCACCAACACCGTTACTTCCGGCATTGTCAGCGCACTTGGCCGTTCCGGTCTCAATCGCGATGCTTACGAAGATTTTATCCAGACTGACGCCCCGATCAATCCGGGCAATTCGGGTGGCGCATTGATTGACCTGAACGGCGAACTCGTCGGCATAAATTCCGCCATTATTTCCAACAGCGGCGGCAATCTCGGTATCGGCTTTGCAATACCGATCAATATGGCGCGTTCGATCATGGACCAGATCGTAGAGTTCGGCGAAGTCCGCCGCGGACTGCTGGGCGTGAATATCTACACACTGACCGACGAGCTGGCTGAGGCTTACGGCCTCGATACGACCGAAGGCGCCCTCGTAGCGCAGGTCATGCCCGGCTCGGCTGCGGAAAAAGCCGGCATCGAGGCCGGCGACGTGATTGTCGATATCGACGGCACGACGGTCGACGACGCCGGTGAGCTGCGCAATACCATCGGGCTGATGCGCATCGGCGATGAAGTGAAGGTCACTGTTATCCGCGACGGCAAACGACGCCGGCTGACCGCTGAACTGGGCGGCGCGCAGGACCAGCAGATTGCGGCAGCCGAGTTGCCGGCCGGGTTGCGTGGCGCCGAGCTGTCGGAGTTACCGGACAACCGCGAGTACCGTGGCGTCGAGGGTGTGCTGGTTGCCAGCGTCGAAGCCGGCAGCGCCGCGGCGCGGCGCGGGCTGCAGGCCGGCGATGTCATTACCAAGGTAAACCGCAGCCGCATCGACAGCCTGGCGGGGTTTCGCGAGGCGATCGAGGAGGCCCAGTCGCTGGTGTTGACCATCCGCCGTGGCAGTGCCCAGCTGTTGCTGATCCTGTAA
- a CDS encoding Hsp20/alpha crystallin family protein, with the protein MNLMRYEPWDTARSLHREIDRLFRDIGSRDRETVADWVPAVDLQEQEDCFLLHVDVPGVDPQNIDIAVEGGVLTLSGQRESTSSDDHKGFRRVERISGRFLRRFTLPDGVDTEAVSARSENGVLEISIPKAARTQRKRIEIRAS; encoded by the coding sequence ATGAACCTGATGCGTTATGAGCCCTGGGACACCGCCCGCTCGCTGCACCGCGAGATTGACCGGTTGTTCCGCGATATTGGCAGTCGAGACCGCGAAACTGTGGCCGACTGGGTCCCGGCCGTAGACCTGCAGGAACAGGAAGACTGTTTCCTTTTGCATGTGGACGTCCCCGGTGTCGACCCGCAGAACATTGATATAGCGGTCGAAGGCGGCGTCCTGACGCTGTCAGGACAGCGTGAATCGACCTCCAGCGATGACCACAAAGGCTTCCGCCGGGTCGAGCGCATCAGCGGTCGTTTCCTGCGCCGATTCACTCTGCCGGATGGCGTTGACACCGAGGCCGTAAGCGCGCGCAGCGAGAATGGCGTGCTGGAAATCAGCATTCCGAAGGCCGCCCGGACCCAGCGCAAACGGATCGAGATCAGGGCAAGCTGA